The Puniceicoccus vermicola genome includes the window CTTGCAGAATCCGGGTCAAACTGTGGTCGAGGCAGAGAGTCTTTTTGAGACTGGCGACGAGAAGATAGGTGCAGATGGCGATCCAAATTTGGGTTCTGACGGCATTGTCCGAGGTTCCGAAGAAGGACTTGATCCGCAGGTTCTGTTTGATCCATTTGAAGAAAAGTTCGATCTGCCAGCGGCTCTTGTAGACCAAGGCGACGGTCAATGCTGGGATGGAAAAATTGTTGGAAAGGAATACCAAGTCCTTGCCAGTCTCCTCGTCGAAGAAACGAACTCGACGCAAAGCAATGGGATATCGTTCCTTGGACAGGGCTCCGCTCAGACCGATTGTTTGATCGCTGCGCAGACCTGTGATTTTGGCAACTCTGCGGGACTCCCGGACATAGCAGTCGAGGTTGCGTTTGGCACGGATAACGAAGAACGCTCCGGCCTGGCTGAGGCCGAAGAGTCGACCGAAGTCGAGGTATCCACGATCCATTACATAGATCGTTCCGGGAGAGACTGGCATTCGGTCGAGGAAAGACACATCGTGTTCCCGTCCCTTCGTAACGTCGATGAACAGCGGGATAGAGCCTTGAAGTTCGAACTGCGTGTGGATCTTTACCGCCGCTTTCGTGGAACGAAAGTCCGCCCAAGGGAAGAGAGTCAGGCAAAGATCGATGGTGCTCGAATCGACCGCGACGACCATGCCATCGAGACCCATCGGGTTCGTCTCGCCTGCCTAAAGTCTCCGCGTCCTTCGAATGAGGATATGAGCCATGGCTTCGTAGACGCGCCAGTCCCTCCATTGGTTGGCATATGCCAAATTGGTGCGGGTAATGTTGCCGCGAAACCCCATCGCGTAAGCGTTTTGATTCCCGCGCAAACAAGCCTCGATCTCGCGCAACCCCTCCCGGTAAGTCAACTGGGCAAAGACCATGGCAAGGAATTGGTCGCGTGCGGTAAATCCGCGACTGCTCTTGGGCATCGGGTAAAGCTTGATGCATCGGTCGAACTCCTTCCGGTCCAAGCCATCGGTAATCTGAGTAAAAACGAGCCTGCCAGCGTTCATCCGTTATTGAGAACGAATGCGACGGAAGGTCGCCAGCCGATTCAAATGCGTGACAACCTTTATCCTGTGTAAGACTCTTCAAATGAATCACTTGGAAAAATCGAAACCCCTCTTAACTGGACACTAGTGACTCCCCATACTTAAAATACAAAATCGAAAACAGTCATACGGAAGTAAACCTTATTAACTCGCTTGACAAATAGATCATAATCGAGCGATCTTTACTGATGGAAAATCGAGATGCCCGCACGCTGAGTCAGGATGCCCAGCAAGAGATGCGCCGTCAGGCGATCCGTGCCTTGAAAAAGGGCCGAACACAAACACAGGTTGCCAAGGATTTTGGTGTGGCCCAGCCCACGGTGAATCGGTGGTGGAAACGCTTTGAGGTTGGGGGTTGGGCGGCTATCGGTAAGGGCAAGCGGGGTCGGCAAGATGGAAGTGGACGCAAGATGACTGCGGATCAAGAGAAAGAGATTCAAAAGCTTATCACCGACAAGACCCCGGATCAATTGAAGCTGCGTTTCGCTCTCTGGACGCGGGAAGCCGTGAGAGAGCTGATCAAAAACCGGTTTAAAATCGAGTATGGAC containing:
- a CDS encoding winged helix-turn-helix domain-containing protein — protein: MENRDARTLSQDAQQEMRRQAIRALKKGRTQTQVAKDFGVAQPTVNRWWKRFEVGGWAAIGKGKRGRQDGSGRKMTADQEKEIQKLITDKTPDQLKLRFALWTREAVRELIKNRFKIEYGLQSMSVVLARWGFTPQRPLKKAYEQRPAEVKQWMGEVYPEVKKK